In Hippoglossus hippoglossus isolate fHipHip1 chromosome 24, fHipHip1.pri, whole genome shotgun sequence, a single genomic region encodes these proteins:
- the LOC117758834 gene encoding E3 ubiquitin-protein ligase RNF126-like — protein sequence MPHIRTGRWVMRYANPVDLILGVLGQIPNYLEDMGPPPADTESIQSLPIISITEEHTGASLECPVCKDSYSLEESVRQLPCSHLFHNDCIVPWLEQHDTCPVCRKGLNEQNTATDPPGLTAVDEFASSSSSSSSSSSSSSLSSTSSSSSSSSSSLSSTSS from the exons ATGCCACATATCAGGACAGGAAGATG GGTCATGCGATATGCCAATCCAGTGGACCTCATCTTGGGTGTACTTGGACAG ATACCGAACTACTTAGAAGACATGggacctcctcctgcagacacagaaagtATTCAGAGTTTACccatcatctccatcacagAGGAACATACGG GTGCTAGTCTAGAGTGTCCTGTGTGCAAAGACAGCTACAGCCTTGAGGAGAGTGTACGACAGCTGCCGTGCAGTCACTTGTTTCACAATGACTGTATAGTGCCATGGCTGGAACAG caTGATACGTGTCCTGTATGCAGGAAGGGTCTTAATGAACAGAACACCGCCACAGATCCACCAGGGTTAACAGCAGTGGACGAAtttgcctcctcctcttcttcttcctcctcttcttcttcctcctcttctttgtcttccacctcctcctcttcttcttcctcctcctcttctttgtcttccacctcctcc